The DNA window AGGAAAGGGGAGTCATCATTTTTTTGCGCGATTGGCAGTTGTCCTTGATCAGTTTTAAAACCTCGTCAATCCGTTCATCTTCAATCCCAATCAAAAACGTGGTGTTTCCCGCCTTGAGAAACCCGCCGGTGCTGGCCAGCTTGGTGGCCCTTACATCCGCCTCTACCAACGCTTTTGACAAACGATTGCTATCCTGATCCTGAATGACGGCCACAATCATTTTCATCCTCGTTCCCCCTTTAAATCGAGCAAGTACGCATGATTACGAAGTCGTCGGCAAAAACGGTTGTACATCATGCACAATTGTAGTAAAGACATCGTCTTGCGATTGCATCGCATCAACTAGGACAAACCGCTCTTTCTCCTGTTGTGCCAGCTGAAGATAGCCTTGCCGAACCTGTTCGTGGAAAGACTCGCCTTTTCCTTCCATGCGATCAATCCCCTTTTTTCTTAATCGCAGGCGACGCATGCTTTCTTCCACAGGCAGATCAAGAAGATATGTCCGGTTCGGTGTCAATCCACCGGTTGCAATTCCATTAATCGCGATCACTTCGTCGATGGCTCTGGCATGACCGATCGACTGATATACCAAGCTTGTATCCACATAGCGGTCGCATAAAACGATCTCTCCCCGTTTGAGGGCCGGACGGATCACTTGTTCCACCAACTGTGCACGGGATGCGGCATATAGGAGTATTTCCGTGCGCAACGTCATATCGGATAAAGTATGGTCATCTAACAATATGTTCCGTACTCGCTCCCCGACTGGCGTCCCTCCCGGTTCCCGGGTTAAGGTGACTCTCCATCCCCGATCTTTTAACCATTGCGCCAACCGCTGAATCTGTGTCGATTTTCCGCCCCCTTCGGGGCCTTCAAAGGTAAAGAAAAGACTGTTCATTCCGTTCCTCCATCCAGCACAACCTGGGGTTGATGACAAAAAGTTTTAAGTGATGCGGACAGATTCGCTCCTCCAGTCCGTTTGTGATTCATTGTAACACGAAGATTGATAACGGTGAACGGGAAGCCAGTCCCCGGATTTTGGCTTCATTTTGATATTGATCCCGGATGGCAGATACATGCTGCTCAGAAATCGTCTCCCCTGGCAAAATTAACGGTATACCGGGAGGGTATGGAACGACAGCCACTTTTGCTACTAACCCGACTGCTTCATCCAAGGGAACGGGGACCGCCGCTTGGCGATGAATCTTATCCAAGGGTTGGGCACTATCTGCCAATAACGGGGTTTGAAGATGTATCTGCTGAGATTCACGGGGAAAAGTCGTCACAACGTCATCCAGATGTCGTAGAGCATGGATGAATCGGGTAAACTCCGCTTCTTGGTTGCCTGGTGTAAATACAGCCAATACCCGTCGGTGATCCGCCAGTTCCGGCCATAAGTTTTGCTTTTCTAAAAACCGGGCCAATCGGATTCCAGAAACCGCTTCACCACGCACCTCCGCCATCAGTGACAATTTTAATGGATCACGTTCCATCACAGCGGGCATTTCCCGGATAGATTGCAACCTGTTTACTTCAAGGCGTAAACGAAGCAACCGTTGCAATAACCGCTCCAATTG is part of the Desmospora activa DSM 45169 genome and encodes:
- a CDS encoding cyclic-di-AMP receptor, translated to MKMIVAVIQDQDSNRLSKALVEADVRATKLASTGGFLKAGNTTFLIGIEDERIDEVLKLIKDNCQSRKKMMTPLSSMGNADSYVHYPVEVQVGGATVFILPVDRFEHF
- the tmk gene encoding dTMP kinase; its protein translation is MNSLFFTFEGPEGGGKSTQIQRLAQWLKDRGWRVTLTREPGGTPVGERVRNILLDDHTLSDMTLRTEILLYAASRAQLVEQVIRPALKRGEIVLCDRYVDTSLVYQSIGHARAIDEVIAINGIATGGLTPNRTYLLDLPVEESMRRLRLRKKGIDRMEGKGESFHEQVRQGYLQLAQQEKERFVLVDAMQSQDDVFTTIVHDVQPFLPTTS